The following proteins are encoded in a genomic region of Streptococcus sp. 29892:
- a CDS encoding DUF1430 domain-containing protein has translation MKGKFVLVSTIILAVFMIWLGVSQKETMLVYYYPSVTTLSVSEDVTYSDVRQRLEDYSQQTDSVIARRVIEPSTSGGRTFSYDNFSQTPLPRGLEEFQASEKVESALLTKYFIFQGKATVEELGSLLVSLGFDEVQIRKPSTIATLLAFLTQGGQFLAILVFLITYMALVVIANVRQLRTAGIRLIAGDSRWHLFLLSLQENAKEIALTIPFAVLPAVGLAYLVGLDGYSVYYLVAALMGYHFLLGLIVLFFAATFTLAIRTYHFLPLLKGKMPLQGILTIMVMGQMLALLVVSLGVAQTVYYSGVWQEYQAGAQQWENERDYYSLAWNISADGRSGLNSPENWYPLLKQALEEDGALFVKSNLNAYLMGSQLEDGTRLDSYHPAGNTLYVSPNYLQIQDVNLAEGEVALSLQEGEFELLLPEKLHPESDRYLHLYQDYINRMVSPANQARSATIKGKVVYLKDGQKQFIYNHRSGQHVQYLTDPILVVLAPSSLGKDSADFWLNEVDSSILFKNRDKLLRELKARNLFQFVNEVKSSSSLFTELLDRIRIETISTSMGAILGIVTSIVLFNTMNLLYFEEFKRDILLKEIAGMDFWGIHQKYLTVQLLALLLALGASVVVTGYIFISSISFILFLLNALYLLRWQVRKEGAWNIRILKGA, from the coding sequence ATGAAAGGAAAATTTGTGCTTGTATCGACTATCATTCTAGCTGTCTTTATGATCTGGTTGGGGGTTAGCCAAAAGGAAACTATGCTAGTTTATTATTATCCTTCTGTGACTACCTTGTCGGTATCTGAGGACGTGACTTACTCAGATGTAAGACAGCGATTAGAGGACTATTCTCAACAGACGGATAGTGTCATTGCCAGACGGGTGATTGAGCCAAGTACATCAGGCGGACGTACCTTTTCTTATGATAATTTTAGTCAAACTCCCCTACCAAGAGGACTAGAGGAATTTCAGGCATCAGAAAAAGTGGAGTCTGCACTTTTAACCAAGTATTTTATTTTCCAAGGGAAAGCGACGGTAGAGGAGCTTGGTTCTCTTCTTGTTTCGCTTGGATTTGATGAAGTTCAGATTCGGAAACCTTCGACTATTGCTACTTTACTCGCATTTCTGACCCAAGGAGGTCAATTCTTAGCCATACTGGTCTTTCTCATTACCTATATGGCTTTGGTCGTGATTGCCAATGTAAGGCAGTTGCGTACAGCAGGTATCCGTTTGATTGCAGGAGATTCACGTTGGCATTTATTTCTACTATCTCTACAGGAAAATGCGAAAGAGATAGCTCTAACTATCCCATTTGCGGTTCTTCCAGCAGTTGGACTGGCCTACCTCGTTGGATTAGATGGCTATTCTGTCTACTATCTGGTCGCAGCTCTAATGGGCTATCATTTCTTGCTTGGTTTGATTGTCCTTTTTTTCGCTGCTACATTTACCTTAGCCATTCGGACCTATCACTTTTTACCCTTGTTAAAAGGGAAGATGCCCCTGCAAGGAATCCTGACCATTATGGTTATGGGACAAATGCTGGCTCTACTGGTGGTGTCATTGGGTGTGGCTCAAACCGTCTATTATTCAGGGGTTTGGCAAGAATACCAAGCAGGTGCCCAGCAATGGGAGAATGAAAGGGATTACTATAGTTTAGCTTGGAATATTTCTGCGGATGGTCGCTCAGGACTAAATTCGCCTGAAAATTGGTATCCTTTACTAAAGCAAGCTTTGGAGGAAGACGGCGCGCTCTTTGTCAAAAGTAATTTGAATGCCTATTTAATGGGCTCCCAACTGGAAGATGGGACACGCCTTGACAGCTACCATCCAGCAGGCAACACTCTCTACGTTAGTCCAAATTATTTGCAGATACAGGATGTAAACTTAGCAGAAGGAGAAGTAGCGCTCTCTCTACAAGAAGGAGAATTTGAGCTTCTGTTGCCTGAAAAATTGCACCCTGAAAGTGATAGGTATCTCCATCTTTACCAAGATTATATCAATCGTATGGTTAGCCCTGCTAATCAAGCACGCTCAGCTACCATTAAGGGAAAAGTTGTTTATCTAAAAGATGGGCAGAAGCAGTTTATCTACAATCATCGTTCTGGTCAACATGTACAATACCTGACAGACCCCATTTTAGTTGTGCTGGCACCGTCAAGTCTGGGAAAAGATTCTGCTGACTTTTGGTTGAATGAAGTAGATAGCAGTATTTTATTTAAAAACAGAGATAAACTTTTGCGCGAATTGAAGGCAAGAAATCTGTTTCAGTTTGTCAATGAAGTGAAAAGTAGTTCCTCCCTCTTTACGGAACTTTTGGATCGTATTCGGATAGAGACCATTTCAACCTCTATGGGTGCCATTTTAGGGATTGTGACATCAATTGTCCTGTTTAATACCATGAATCTTCTATACTTTGAAGAATTTAAACGTGATATTTTGCTCAAGGAAATTGCAGGGATGGATTTTTGGGGTATTCATCAGAAATACCTAACGGTTCAGCTACTGGCCCTTTTATTAGCCTTGGGAGCGAGTGTAGTAGTAACAGGTTACATATTCATAAGTAGTATCAGTTTTATCTTGTTTCTGCTCAACGCGCTCTACTTATTGAGGTGGCAGGTGAGAAAAGAAGGAGCTTGGAATATCCGTATTTTGAAAGGAGCCTAG
- the msrB gene encoding peptide-methionine (R)-S-oxide reductase MsrB, whose amino-acid sequence MKEIYLAGGCFWGLEGYFSQIDGILDTSVGYANGQVETTNYQLLKQTDHAETLYLAYDEARINLREILLYYFRVIDPFSVNQQGPDKGRQYRTGIYYTDEADLPTIEQVMTEQSQLFGGRPLAVEVEPLAHYIPAEDYHQDYLKKNPQGYCHIDLGQAKIPLIDVADYQKPDQQVLKDSLTKLQYQVTQEAATERPFENEFWNSDQAGIYVDITTGEPLFLSTDKFDSGCGWPSFTKPISKEVATYFQDLSHGMNRIEVRSRAGHAHLGHVFDDGPRDKGGLRYCINSAALRFIPREEMEEAGYGLFLELLK is encoded by the coding sequence ATGAAAGAAATCTACCTAGCAGGCGGTTGTTTCTGGGGGCTGGAAGGCTACTTTTCCCAGATTGATGGCATTCTAGACACCAGCGTTGGCTATGCCAATGGACAGGTGGAGACGACCAATTATCAACTCCTCAAACAAACAGACCACGCAGAGACGCTCTATCTAGCCTATGACGAGGCTCGTATCAATTTGCGGGAAATTCTCCTTTACTATTTCCGCGTCATTGATCCCTTTTCTGTCAATCAGCAGGGGCCTGACAAGGGTCGCCAGTATCGGACTGGTATCTATTACACAGATGAGGCTGATTTGCCGACCATCGAGCAGGTCATGACGGAGCAGTCCCAGCTCTTTGGCGGACGCCCACTAGCCGTTGAGGTGGAGCCACTCGCGCATTACATCCCCGCCGAAGACTACCATCAGGATTATCTCAAGAAAAATCCCCAAGGGTACTGCCATATCGATCTTGGGCAGGCAAAAATCCCTCTGATTGATGTTGCAGACTACCAAAAGCCAGACCAGCAAGTCTTAAAAGACAGCTTGACTAAACTCCAGTACCAAGTCACTCAAGAAGCTGCGACGGAAAGACCCTTCGAAAATGAGTTTTGGAATAGCGACCAGGCTGGTATCTACGTCGATATTACGACTGGTGAGCCCCTCTTTCTCTCGACGGACAAATTCGACTCAGGCTGCGGCTGGCCCTCCTTTACCAAACCAATCAGCAAGGAAGTTGCGACTTATTTCCAAGATCTTTCCCACGGTATGAATCGCATTGAAGTTCGCAGTCGGGCTGGTCATGCTCATTTAGGTCATGTCTTTGATGACGGACCGCGTGACAAGGGTGGATTACGTTACTGTATCAACTCAGCAGCCCTTCGTTTCATACCGAGAGAGGAAATGGAAGAAGCAGGATATGGCTTGTTTTTGGAACTACTTAAATAA
- the trxA gene encoding thioredoxin: MVQVITDANFEVETQEGVVLVDFWAPWCGPCRMQAPILEQLAGEVDEDELRIYKMDVDENPNTARQFGIMSIPTLLFKKDGQVVKQVAGVHTKDQIKAILAEIG; the protein is encoded by the coding sequence ATGGTTCAAGTTATTACAGATGCAAACTTTGAAGTTGAAACACAAGAAGGCGTAGTCCTTGTTGACTTTTGGGCACCTTGGTGTGGTCCATGCCGCATGCAAGCACCAATCTTGGAACAATTAGCAGGCGAAGTGGACGAAGATGAGTTGCGCATCTACAAGATGGATGTGGATGAAAACCCAAACACAGCCCGTCAATTCGGTATTATGTCAATCCCAACCCTTTTGTTCAAAAAAGATGGACAGGTTGTGAAACAAGTTGCTGGTGTTCACACCAAAGACCAAATCAAAGCAATCTTGGCAGAGATTGGTTAA
- the gdhA gene encoding NADP-specific glutamate dehydrogenase, producing MSNAKAYIAQSFEAVKARNPHETEFLQAVEELFSTLEPVFEAHPEYIEENILARIVEPERVISFRVPWTDKDGKVQVNRGYRVQYNSAVGPYKGGLRFHPTVNQSILKFLGFEQIFKNVLTGLPIGGGKGGSDFDPKGKTDAEIMRFCQSFMTELQKHIGPSLDVPAGDIGVGGREIGYMYGQYKRLRQFDAGVLTGKPLGFGGSLIRPEATGYGLVYFTDNMLAANGKSFKDQTVLISGSGNVAQFAVQKATELGAKVISVSDSNGYIIDETGIDFDLLCDIKNNRRARLTEYAAEKATATYYEGSVWNYDGKADIALPCATQNEINGEQAAALVKNGVYCVAEGANMPSDLDAIKVYKENGVLYGLAKAANAGGVAVSALEMSQNSLRLSWTREEVDGRLKDIMANIFNTAKETAEKYNLGTDYLAGANIAAFEQVADAMIAQGLV from the coding sequence ATGTCAAACGCAAAAGCTTATATTGCCCAATCATTTGAAGCTGTTAAAGCTCGCAACCCACATGAAACAGAATTCCTCCAAGCGGTAGAAGAACTTTTCTCTACACTTGAGCCTGTTTTTGAAGCACACCCAGAATACATCGAAGAAAACATCTTAGCCCGTATCGTTGAACCTGAGCGTGTGATTAGCTTCCGTGTACCATGGACTGACAAGGACGGTAAGGTACAGGTGAACCGTGGCTACCGTGTACAATACAACTCAGCAGTTGGCCCTTACAAGGGCGGTCTTCGCTTCCACCCAACTGTTAACCAATCTATCTTGAAGTTCCTCGGTTTTGAGCAAATCTTCAAAAACGTCTTGACTGGTCTTCCAATCGGCGGTGGTAAAGGTGGTTCAGACTTCGATCCTAAAGGCAAGACTGATGCTGAAATCATGCGTTTCTGCCAAAGCTTTATGACAGAATTGCAAAAACACATTGGTCCTTCTCTTGACGTTCCTGCCGGTGACATCGGTGTTGGTGGTCGCGAGATTGGTTATATGTACGGTCAATACAAACGCCTTCGCCAGTTTGATGCAGGTGTCTTGACTGGTAAGCCTCTTGGTTTCGGTGGTTCACTCATCCGCCCAGAAGCAACTGGTTACGGCTTGGTTTACTTCACTGACAATATGTTAGCTGCAAACGGCAAATCCTTCAAAGACCAAACTGTCCTTATCTCAGGTTCTGGTAACGTAGCTCAATTTGCAGTACAAAAAGCCACTGAACTTGGTGCAAAAGTTATCTCTGTGTCTGATTCAAATGGTTACATCATTGATGAAACAGGTATCGACTTTGACCTTCTTTGCGACATCAAAAACAACCGTCGTGCTCGTTTGACAGAATATGCTGCTGAAAAAGCAACTGCCACTTACTATGAAGGTTCTGTATGGAACTACGACGGAAAAGCTGATATTGCCCTTCCATGTGCAACTCAAAACGAAATCAACGGTGAGCAAGCTGCTGCCCTAGTGAAAAACGGTGTTTACTGTGTTGCTGAGGGTGCCAATATGCCATCTGACCTTGATGCTATCAAAGTTTACAAGGAAAATGGTGTTCTTTACGGCTTGGCGAAAGCTGCCAACGCTGGTGGTGTCGCTGTATCTGCCCTTGAAATGAGCCAAAACAGCCTTCGTCTGTCATGGACACGTGAAGAAGTTGATGGTCGCCTTAAAGACATCATGGCCAACATCTTCAACACAGCCAAAGAAACAGCTGAAAAATACAACCTTGGTACTGACTACCTTGCAGGTGCCAATATCGCAGCCTTCGAACAAGTTGCTGACGCAATGATTGCTCAAGGATTAGTGTAA
- a CDS encoding DUF1310 family protein: MKTVVKILVGVIAAIALGIGGIKLMQKIEHDQMVEVVKSEEVREIVEEQLKYLDNEALSEEGLIKTYEIDDSSIIHSPMGGISFNVFLNSDRKLRVVFELEKDSNTGKIEYSGGGYSSEVKKLVGEINND; this comes from the coding sequence ATGAAAACAGTTGTCAAAATACTAGTTGGCGTTATTGCTGCTATAGCACTTGGAATAGGAGGGATTAAGCTGATGCAAAAAATTGAGCACGATCAGATGGTAGAGGTTGTGAAGAGTGAGGAAGTGAGGGAGATCGTAGAAGAACAACTTAAATATCTAGATAATGAAGCTCTTTCAGAGGAAGGGCTGATAAAAACATATGAAATCGATGATTCTTCTATCATTCATAGTCCGATGGGAGGGATAAGTTTTAATGTTTTTTTGAATTCAGATAGAAAGTTAAGAGTGGTGTTCGAATTAGAAAAGGATTCAAATACAGGAAAAATTGAATACTCCGGGGGAGGGTATTCTTCTGAAGTGAAAAAACTAGTTGGAGAAATAAACAATGACTGA
- a CDS encoding DUF4352 domain-containing protein, whose protein sequence is MEVKDFVVENGQMYYKKKPFFKQPLFWTSIVGMVLSFVLGITCLFLMTSLSLSDTSDSWGSDSYFDDTVAYTEHQVGERVSFPDGLQITVTSMGKDREVDLVDTRYTTAYVVEIELENTSEEDLYFDEYYFSLLDPSTHIPYHLDMRTYDVDIAEKVQAGARMAVKLIYGVDKETNFAFTYEDAVWTELVGEGI, encoded by the coding sequence ATGGAAGTAAAGGATTTTGTTGTTGAAAATGGGCAGATGTATTATAAGAAAAAGCCATTCTTCAAGCAACCATTATTTTGGACCAGTATCGTTGGTATGGTCTTGTCTTTTGTCTTGGGGATCACCTGTTTGTTTCTGATGACCAGCCTAAGCTTGTCAGATACAAGTGATTCTTGGGGTTCTGACAGTTACTTCGATGATACTGTGGCCTACACAGAACACCAAGTAGGAGAAAGGGTAAGTTTTCCGGATGGTTTACAGATTACCGTGACTTCGATGGGTAAGGATAGGGAAGTAGATCTTGTAGATACGAGATATACTACAGCCTATGTAGTAGAGATTGAATTGGAAAACACTTCGGAGGAAGATTTGTATTTTGATGAGTATTATTTTAGTCTGTTAGATCCTTCCACCCATATCCCTTATCATTTAGACATGCGGACTTATGATGTTGATATTGCGGAGAAAGTCCAAGCTGGTGCAAGGATGGCTGTGAAGCTCATTTATGGGGTAGACAAGGAAACTAATTTTGCCTTTACTTACGAAGATGCAGTGTGGACTGAATTAGTTGGTGAGGGTATATAA
- a CDS encoding ABC transporter ATP-binding protein — protein sequence MFSIQSIQKKFGKRSLFSDVTLDLQAGKVYALIGASGSGKTTLLNILAKLESYDAGDILYKGKDLKKLKPHLFFREELGYLFQNFGLLESQTIKENLDLGLIGQKLSKDERKSRQEVALDAVGLSYLGLSQPIYELSGGEAQRVALAKVILKNPPLILADEPTAALDPKSSQEIMDILLSLKSPDRLIVIATHNPLIWERADVIIRMEDL from the coding sequence ATGTTTTCTATCCAATCAATTCAAAAGAAATTTGGGAAGCGCAGCTTGTTTTCTGATGTAACGCTAGACTTGCAGGCTGGAAAGGTCTATGCCTTGATAGGTGCCAGTGGTAGCGGCAAAACGACCTTGCTGAATATCTTAGCCAAGTTGGAGTCCTATGATGCAGGTGACATTCTCTACAAGGGAAAGGATTTGAAAAAGTTGAAGCCCCATCTCTTTTTTAGGGAGGAATTAGGCTATCTCTTTCAGAATTTTGGTTTGTTAGAAAGTCAGACAATCAAAGAAAATCTGGATTTGGGACTGATTGGTCAGAAATTGTCCAAAGACGAAAGGAAATCGAGGCAGGAAGTGGCACTTGATGCAGTTGGTCTGTCTTATCTGGGCCTGTCCCAGCCTATCTATGAACTCTCAGGAGGAGAAGCCCAGCGGGTAGCTCTTGCTAAAGTCATTCTGAAAAATCCGCCATTGATTTTGGCAGATGAGCCGACGGCTGCTTTAGACCCTAAGAGCTCCCAAGAAATTATGGATATTTTGTTATCTTTGAAAAGTCCAGATAGACTAATTGTGATTGCCACCCATAATCCTTTGATTTGGGAGCGAGCAGATGTCATCATAAGAATGGAAGACCTATAA
- a CDS encoding alanine/glycine:cation symporter family protein, protein MLELMQHINDFVWGPPLLLLLVGTGVYFTLRLGVFQVSKLPTAFRLIFSSDQSGQGDVSSFAALCTALAATVGTGNIVGVATAITTGGPGALFWMWVAAFFGMATKYAEGFLAIKYRTKDANGQAAGGPMHYITLGMGQKWKPLAIFFAISGVLVALLGMGTFSQVNSIASSMSASFGLAPQLVSIVTAISIAFFIFGGIEKISDISTKIVPFMAILYILASVAVLALHWEQLLPTLALVFKSAFTPAAAVGGFTGATVQQAIQRGIARGVFSNESGLGSAPIAAAAAKSDNPVEQGLISMTGTFIDTLIICTLTGLTILVTGQWSVEGLVGAPLTQAAFASVFGQPGALALTISLVLFAYTTILGWSYYGERCIEFLFGTKSILPYRLVFVAMVALGGFLKLDLIWTIADIVNGLMALPNLIALLALSPVIIKETRQYFAKKK, encoded by the coding sequence ATGTTAGAATTGATGCAGCACATCAATGATTTTGTTTGGGGTCCCCCCCTCTTGTTACTATTGGTCGGAACGGGTGTCTATTTTACCCTTCGTTTGGGAGTGTTTCAGGTCAGCAAGTTACCGACCGCCTTTCGTTTGATTTTCTCCAGTGACCAGTCTGGTCAGGGAGATGTGTCCAGTTTTGCGGCTCTGTGTACGGCCCTTGCGGCAACGGTTGGTACGGGAAATATCGTTGGGGTGGCGACTGCCATTACGACAGGTGGACCTGGTGCCCTTTTCTGGATGTGGGTGGCGGCCTTCTTCGGGATGGCAACCAAGTATGCGGAAGGTTTTTTAGCTATCAAATATAGAACTAAGGATGCCAACGGTCAAGCGGCAGGCGGTCCTATGCACTATATCACCTTGGGGATGGGACAAAAGTGGAAGCCTTTGGCAATTTTCTTTGCTATTTCAGGTGTTTTAGTGGCTCTCTTGGGAATGGGGACCTTCTCTCAGGTTAATTCGATTGCCTCATCCATGTCTGCTAGCTTTGGTCTGGCTCCCCAGTTGGTCAGCATTGTAACTGCCATTTCCATCGCCTTCTTTATCTTTGGGGGAATTGAGAAGATTTCGGATATTTCGACAAAAATTGTTCCTTTCATGGCGATTTTGTATATCTTAGCAAGTGTGGCTGTTTTGGCCCTGCATTGGGAACAACTCTTGCCAACCCTTGCCTTAGTTTTCAAATCTGCCTTTACTCCAGCTGCAGCTGTGGGTGGTTTTACAGGTGCGACCGTGCAACAGGCCATTCAGCGTGGGATTGCGCGTGGGGTGTTTTCAAATGAATCTGGTCTGGGCTCAGCTCCAATTGCGGCTGCGGCTGCCAAGTCTGATAATCCAGTGGAGCAGGGCTTGATTTCCATGACAGGCACCTTTATTGATACGCTTATCATCTGTACCTTGACAGGTTTGACCATTTTGGTGACAGGTCAGTGGTCTGTTGAAGGGTTGGTAGGTGCTCCACTTACTCAAGCTGCCTTTGCTTCGGTCTTCGGACAGCCAGGGGCCTTGGCTCTAACCATCAGTCTGGTTCTCTTTGCCTATACGACCATTCTGGGCTGGTCTTACTATGGGGAACGCTGTATCGAGTTCCTCTTTGGCACCAAGTCTATCTTGCCTTACCGTCTGGTCTTTGTAGCCATGGTTGCTCTGGGTGGTTTCCTCAAGCTGGACTTGATTTGGACCATCGCAGATATTGTGAACGGACTTATGGCTCTGCCAAACTTGATTGCCCTACTAGCTCTCTCACCAGTCATCATCAAGGAAACACGCCAGTATTTTGCCAAGAAGAAATAA
- a CDS encoding mechanosensitive ion channel family protein — protein sequence MNEFIQKYVSQFNVDALLTAFVNKTLSLVLLFLAFYIIKKLAKASVKKVLVPSLKVSTQDIGRQKTISRLVESMLNYLLYFILIYSILTILGLPVSSLFAGAGIAGVAIGLGAQGFLSDLINGFFILLERQFDVGDVVKLTNGPITISGTIVSMGIRTTQVRDADGTLHFIPNRNILVVSNQSRGDMRAQVDIPLKFNSDLEQVGRVIEEVNRREVSNFDQITGVTVLGPQNTANGQFVYRVNLFVANGQQSSIYHQFLGFYQEALRQAGIDLPSTSLTK from the coding sequence ATGAATGAATTTATCCAGAAATATGTTTCTCAGTTTAATGTGGATGCTCTCTTGACAGCCTTTGTCAATAAAACCCTTTCGTTGGTACTCCTCTTTCTTGCCTTTTATATCATAAAAAAACTCGCTAAGGCATCTGTAAAAAAAGTCTTAGTACCATCTCTGAAAGTATCCACTCAGGACATTGGTCGCCAGAAAACCATCAGCCGTTTGGTTGAAAGTATGCTCAACTACCTGCTCTACTTCATTTTGATTTACAGTATTTTGACCATCTTGGGTCTGCCTGTGTCTAGTCTGTTTGCAGGTGCTGGGATTGCTGGTGTGGCGATTGGTCTAGGTGCGCAAGGGTTCTTATCAGATCTAATCAATGGTTTCTTTATTCTCTTGGAACGTCAGTTTGACGTGGGGGATGTAGTCAAGCTGACCAATGGACCAATTACTATTTCAGGCACCATTGTGAGCATGGGCATTCGGACCACCCAGGTAAGGGATGCGGATGGGACCCTGCATTTTATTCCCAATCGCAACATCCTAGTCGTGTCCAACCAATCTCGTGGCGATATGCGGGCTCAGGTGGATATTCCGCTCAAATTCAATAGCGACTTGGAGCAGGTCGGTCGAGTGATTGAGGAAGTCAATCGGAGAGAGGTTAGCAATTTTGACCAGATTACAGGTGTGACGGTGCTGGGACCGCAAAATACTGCCAACGGTCAATTTGTTTACCGAGTCAATCTCTTTGTTGCCAATGGTCAACAAAGCAGCATTTACCATCAATTCCTTGGATTTTATCAGGAAGCACTACGGCAAGCAGGTATTGACCTGCCGTCTACCAGCCTAACAAAATAA
- a CDS encoding dihydroorotate oxidase → MVSIATRLGGFSFDNCLMNAAGVWCMTKEELAAVKDSVAGTFVTKTATLDYRAGNPEPRYQNVPLGSINSMGLPNQGLAYYLDYLLELQETEPNRTFVLSLVGMSPDETHEILRRVEASDFNGLIELNLSCPNVPGKPQIAYDFETTETILHEVFSYFTKPLGIKLPPYFDIVHFDQAAAIFNKFPLKFVNCVNSIGNGLYIEDEQVVIKPKNGFGGIGGEYIKPTALANVHAFYQRLKPEIQIIGTGGVLTGRDAFEHILCGASMVQIGTTLQKEGLAAFERITEELQAIMAEKGYEKIEDFRGKLRYMD, encoded by the coding sequence ATGGTTTCAATAGCAACAAGACTAGGCGGATTTTCGTTTGACAATTGCTTGATGAATGCGGCAGGGGTTTGGTGTATGACCAAGGAAGAGTTGGCTGCGGTCAAGGATTCTGTGGCGGGGACCTTTGTGACCAAAACAGCAACCTTGGACTACCGAGCTGGCAATCCCGAACCGCGTTATCAGAATGTGCCACTTGGTTCTATTAACTCAATGGGCTTGCCAAATCAGGGCTTGGCTTACTATTTGGATTATCTACTAGAATTACAGGAAACTGAACCAAATAGAACCTTTGTTTTGTCCTTGGTAGGCATGTCGCCTGATGAAACGCATGAGATTTTGAGAAGGGTGGAAGCCAGTGACTTTAATGGCTTAATTGAGCTAAATTTATCCTGTCCAAATGTACCAGGTAAGCCGCAGATTGCCTATGATTTCGAAACGACAGAAACCATCTTGCATGAGGTATTTAGCTATTTCACCAAGCCTCTGGGTATCAAGTTGCCACCTTACTTTGATATTGTTCACTTTGATCAGGCTGCAGCTATCTTCAATAAATTCCCACTCAAGTTTGTCAATTGTGTCAACTCTATTGGGAATGGCTTGTACATTGAAGATGAGCAGGTGGTCATCAAGCCTAAAAATGGTTTTGGTGGCATCGGAGGTGAATACATCAAACCGACTGCCTTGGCCAATGTCCATGCCTTTTATCAGCGTTTAAAACCGGAAATTCAGATTATTGGAACAGGTGGCGTTTTGACGGGACGTGATGCCTTCGAACATATCCTTTGTGGCGCCAGCATGGTCCAAATCGGTACAACTCTTCAAAAGGAAGGGCTAGCTGCCTTTGAGCGTATCACTGAGGAATTGCAGGCTATCATGGCAGAGAAGGGCTATGAGAAGATTGAAGATTTTCGCGGAAAGTTGCGCTATATGGACTAA
- a CDS encoding DUF1310 family protein, translated as MKKVVKILVGVIIAIALGIGGIGYMQHKEHEEMVAIATSEEAKAVYKEMILFEDPEAFTDKGIVTSYTIDTDSLYYNPMGGMEVTLFINGEKELEFQCGIVENDKGQLESTGYVYTAELSELFKEGQHE; from the coding sequence ATGAAAAAAGTTGTCAAAATACTAGTTGGTGTTATTATCGCCATAGCACTTGGAATTGGAGGAATTGGATATATGCAACACAAGGAACATGAGGAGATGGTCGCTATTGCTACTAGTGAGGAAGCGAAGGCAGTATACAAAGAAATGATTCTTTTTGAGGACCCCGAAGCATTTACTGATAAAGGAATTGTTACTTCTTATACAATTGATACAGACAGTCTATACTACAATCCCATGGGAGGAATGGAAGTAACTCTATTTATTAATGGTGAAAAAGAACTTGAATTTCAATGTGGAATCGTAGAGAACGATAAAGGTCAATTAGAGTCAACGGGTTATGTCTATACGGCTGAATTATCTGAGTTGTTTAAGGAGGGACAACATGAGTAG